In the Anoplopoma fimbria isolate UVic2021 breed Golden Eagle Sablefish chromosome 7, Afim_UVic_2022, whole genome shotgun sequence genome, one interval contains:
- the LOC129093661 gene encoding synaptophysin-like, giving the protein LCLQLVAQGQFRVLKVPLGFIKALQWFFAIFAFSTCGSYSGMFRMSVDCKNRTDSDLNIEVEFEYPFRLHQVVFDAPTCRGGNKDQVFLVGDYSSSAEFFVTIGVFAFLYATAALSVYVFFYDKYKENNKGPLIDLAVTAVFSFMWLVSSAAWAKGLSDVKTATNPDKVVTLILACEDEENHCREIHDPVMSGLNTSVAFGFINLILWSGNLWFVFKETGIIAPFMRAPPPQEKAAAPDAYGQQGAYEADPYAGQQGGYQPEYSQQGYNQEAELAQGYGQQGAPTSFSNQM; this is encoded by the exons ctctgtctgcagctggTGGCTCAGGGCCAGTTCAGGGTACTGAAGGTTCCTCTGGGCTTCATTAAGGCCTTACAATGG TTCTTCGCCATCTTTGCCTTCTCCACCTGTGGAAGTTATTCTGGGATGTTCCGGATGTCGGTGGATTGTAAGAACCGGACCGACAGCGACCTGAATATCGAGGTGGAGTTTGAGTATCCGTTCAG actCCACCAGGTGGTCTTCGACGCCCCCACCTGTAGGGGCGGGAACAAGGACCAGGTGTTCCTGGTCGGCGACTACTCGTCCTCCGCCGAGTTCTTCGTCACCATCGGCGTCTTCGCGTTCCTCTACGCCACCGCGGCGCTCAGCGTCTACGTCTTCTTCTACGACAAGTACAAAGAGAACAACAAGGGCCCGCTGATC gacctGGCGGTGACGGCCGTCTTCTCCTTCATGTGGTTGGTGAGCTCGGCGGCGTGGGCCAAAGGTCTCTCTGACGTGAAGACGGCCACCAACCCGGACAAGGTCGTCACGCTGATCTTGGCctgtgaggatgaggagaacCACTGCCGTGAGATCCACGACCCGGTCATGTCCGGACTCAACACCTCTGTG gcgTTTGGCTTCATAAACCTGATCCTGTGGTCGGGTAACCTGTGGTTCGTCTTTAAGGAAACGGGCATCATCGCTCCCTTCATGAGAGCTCCGCCTCCTCAGGAGAAGGCCGCCGCCCCGGACGCttatggccagcagggggcgtaTGAAGCGGACCCGTACGCCGGGCAGCAGGGCGGATACCAGCCAGAGTATAGCCAGCAGGGATACAACCAG GAAGCAGAGCTCGCTCAGGGCTacggccagcagggggcgccaaCCTCCTTCTCCAATCAGATGTGA